The window CTGCCCTCCCCACTCACTCCCTgcctcccaccttctccccaagacccccgcccctcccccgcccgcctcctccccattcttGGGATTGTGTGGAAAAATTCTCAGCCAaacctcccacctctcctctcctctcccccccaccccactccctttTAAAAATCCCCTTTCCTCCGCGGCCCCTGCACTCTTTGTGAATGAGGGCCGGGAATACGGCCCTTCCCCCGCCCAGGAGCCACGCCAGACCGCCGCACTCAGAGGACTGTTTCTTAATAGTCCAATTAGATAATTGCCATCTTTCACTCCTTTTGCTCCGCATTTCCCATAAAGGAATGAATGGGGAGAGCGGCGTGGAGAGGGCTTCTGCCCCGGCAAGGTGACGAGAAGGGCTGGAGCAAGCTCCGTGCACAAGGCCGTGCGCTTGAATTGAATCATTGTGGCCTAATCAATGCTGTTATTGGATTACTGgctgttgcttttctcaaagaCATTGTAGCAAGACAATGAAATAGCTgggggaaacttttttttttttgaagcagatCTCACAGttgagatattctctctctctctctctctctctctctctctctctctctctctctctctctctctctctctccacctcccccccccccctttcctgcTGGACTCTGAGTACAAAGCTGCCCTTTGAATGGGCTGCCTCAGGGCTGCTGGAGGTGCAGGcatgaaaaaaaatccaactgaGGCTCCAGGAAGAGGGGCGGCAGTTTAAGATGGCTGTCAGCATTGAGGTGTGTTAAGGAGTCTCTTGGGGAGAAAGCTTGGCttttttggagtgtgtgtgtgggagactTTAGGGGGAaacttttctcctcccccttccctccccacccagAGGCAATTGCTTTCTTCAGCGACAAGAACTGAGGGGGTACCCTCCCCCATTCAGCTGTATATGGAGAGCCTGGAGGAAACCCCCTTTAGCCAGTATGTTAGCAGGAAGgtcaaaggcaaagagaaagtTAATAATGCCTGCTAATGGTGCTAACAATTCAGGATGAATCTTGTCAAAAGTTTTTCTGGAAGTGTGGGTCTTTGATTGTGTTTCCCGAAAGCAAGACCAATCATTTCCGTTTATTCACTGGCTAAACCCCTACTTGATTGGGGACAAGGACAGAAACCATCCATTACGATCTGATATATTATCCAAACAATTTAGTGTATTCATGAGGTAACTGAAACGTGGGGGCTGCGAAATTACCCGTAATCAATTGCAACAGCGAGTGTGCGTCCCCCCGGGTGTCGGACAACCACAACTCGGCCGTCTCAGTAACAGGCGGAGCCGCCGCGTTTCGGAGTTGCGCTGTTCGCTACCTGATCACCAGCCTGGGGGACACTGGACGTGCTCAGAGGACGCGGACGCTGACGAGGCGGCCTCGCCACTGCTCCACCGGGATCCTGGACCAGACCAGCCGCCTCTCTGCGAGCGCGCCACTCTCCTGTCGCAGCTGACCCTCCGCGGCCGCCGAAGCCACCCCGCGGGGACATTCATTCTCGCGGGCGAAGGAGCTTAGGGGCTGCGTTGTAGGGGTTTTGTCcccttctgcctctttttttccctccccctccccccttttcttcttttctgtgttgttttgcCTATGTTCGGGAAACCAGACAAAATGGACGTCCGGTGCCACTCGGACACGGAGGCCGCCAGGGTCTCGAAGACCACGCACAAGGAGAGCCGGGAGATCAAGGGCGCCGAGGGGAGCCTTCCGGCCGCCTTCCTCAAGGAGCCGCAGGGCGCCTTTTCGGCGTCTGGCGCTTCGGAAGATTGTAACAAAAGTAAATCCAATTCCTCCGCAGACCCGGATTACTGTCGCCGGATCCTAGTCCGAGGTAGGGATGGGCAGGGCTTTGGGGCGCGTTCTTTTGGGGTGATTCCCTGGCCGCAGCTGCGCGCTGCCGCCCAGGGCTGGCAAGGACTTGGGAGAAAGTTGTTGCTGGTCTTCTTTCTCGGGTCTGGCCGGCCGCAGGGGACCCGAGCCTGGGGCTCCCCTGAACGCGGTCTCCTGGGGCCTCTGCCCTAGTAGCCCTGAGGGGTCCCGCCAGCCCAGCTACGGAGAGGAATCCCGGCGCTGCGAGGAGTGGGCAGGACACCAAGCTGGGTTTTGGACCTCAGTCCTCAGGGGGACGTGAACGCATCCTCCGGGATGAGGACCTACCCGGGTAGGCGGCCTCCGGGCTTCTGAGCCCTGAAAGGCAGAGCGCACCCAAGAGAACCCTTGGCGTAGAAGCGCAGCTTTCGGCCGCAGGATAGCGCCCGGGCAGTTGGCAGACTGGGCTGAGGGCCCTGGCGCTGAGCTCCCGGCCTGGCTGAGGCCGCCTAGAAGACCCGCCGAGCTGGGTCGCGGGGCTGCGGACGCCGCCTTCTTACTGGATTCGGCCTCGCTCAAGGAGCGGCATGCTCTCCTCCCGGGCAGTAGCGGCGCCGAGGCCGCCTTCAGCCGGCGCCGCCCCCGCCAGCCGACAGCCCAGCAGATAGCCAGGCCCCGCAAGCAGGTTTTCGatccctcctcctgctgctgcctgggtAGGAGCGGGCCAGAGaccctgggtgggggtggggaccgCAGAAGTGCAGGCTGCTCAGCAGTCTGGGGCCATGCTGGGGTTGGGATGATCAGTTACAGCCCCCTCTGGGCTACTGGGGACTCGGATCACGCAGCAGAGGCCCCCTAGGCCAGAAGGAACATCCACCTATTTAGAACTCAGTTTTCCCCACTTCAGTGTTTGGGGTCTTCTGCCAAGACAAAGTCTGGTTACTCTTCCATTTAATGCTATGAAGTTAGCCCCTTTGGTCTCCATACACCCACAGGGGCTCGGCTTCACGACTGTGGCCACCCCTACACCCGCCGCATCCTACTGGAGACTTGTCCCTCTTTGCTTGGggcaaagaggaggagaaaattgGAGGGTTCTGGTGGCTGACATGTACCCTTCCCTAGATGCCAAGGGGTCTATCCGAGAAATCATCCTGCCCAAGGGCTTGGACCTGGACCGGCCCAAGAGGACACGCACGTCCTTCACGGCGGAGCAGCTCTACCGGCTGGAGATGGAGTTCCAGCGTTGCCAATATGTGGTGGGCCGGGAGAGAACCGAGCTGGCTCGGCAGCTCAATCTTTCCGAGACCCAGGTACCCAGCTGCCGGGATGCTCACAGCATcaggcttcctcttcccagcaccccAGCCTGCCTTTCCTCACTGTTTACCTTGCTTTGGATCGAACCTCCCAGGGACATGGATGAGTTGGGGTGGACAGGATGAGTCTGAgactttctcctctttttaaaactgtcacttcctttcctcatccGCAAGTCCTCCATGGTCTAATTTCCGCACACCTTGACTTGGCCCAGGGGACTCCATATTCCGTCCTTTTGGAATTCTTATTGGCTCTCAGACTTTAGAATTTTTGGATGAATTCTGATTTATCAAAAGCTGATCGCCCCCCCTCCCGCGCGCCACCGTTTGAATATATACTGGGAATATATTCCCAGTAACATCCCGTTTAGGGACTTTTAGGTTTACCGAACACCCAGATCCGTTCTGCAGGAAGAAGGATTAGAAAGCGGTGCCAACTCTCTAAGACCGGCCTTTGCAAATATGGCAGCCCCTACTCCTTTAAAAAGGCAGCCCTGAGCACCACTCTGGGAACCTCAGAGGCTCTGTCCTCGTGATGACGGAAAGAGTATAGGATGGTCAGTGGGGCTGGTGACTTGGGAGCCAGCACTGCACATTGCTAAGATTCTCTCCTTACCTTAAAGTCCCGTGCTGCTCTGGAACTGACCGTGTAAACGACAAGGCTGAGAGAGTTTTCCCTGTGTGGGCTGTTTGGGGGTTGACCAGAGTGTACGAACAGCTCCTCAGctctctctctggtctcttttCCTATGCCCAGCCCTGAAGCAAGTGGAGAGCATTTTAGGCCTAAAATCCTGGCTGAATACTGAGAACCGAAGACAGAATAGGTGGGGAAAATCTGAGTTTGAGACGGCATAGTAACGTGTCTTACTGTCTGTGTTAATCCCCTTTAGCTTGCAAAATCTAAATAGgatgtttacttatttttccaATATAGCCACTGCCCTCTATTCTaggtcagaagagatggaagggGAACCCGGCATTGGCATGTATTTAGTCTACATCAGGCTTCTAGGACTCCATGACTCCAAAGTCCTCAACAGAGTGCAGGGGAAGTGATAGTTATAAGAATATCATTAAGGTGGAGAAAGCTTGGCCTATGAAGCCCACCCGGCTTCCACCACCTTCTCTGTCTAAGACTGGTTGGTGGTCAGTCTTTGGCCTAACAAGCAAGAAACAACCCCCGAGAGTCTCTAAAAGGTACAGATAGATTTTCTGTGGCCAAATTTGAACTCATTGGTCTATCGACCTGGACCTAGAAAGGCTGAAAAACAGTGTTCCCAGCCACCTCAGCTTCCTGCACAACCTTCCCAGGCCTTAGGATCTCAGGCTGTGCTGATTCACCGGTTTGTGAACACAAAACACCTCCGTGGGTATCGCAGCAGCACAGTGAAatatctgtcttccttccttcttagtGTCTAGTGTCGTGGACGGAcagtttatttctttgcttttgtgaCCCTCCCTGGCCTAGGCCTGCTTGCGTGACCCGGAAGCGTAGCCCAGTGGAATAGTGTCCCCCTCGTGGTGGCTCTTGCTCCGCTAGCAGCTTTGGAGCCTTGATCCTCTGCTGTGGGGTGGGGCTGCGGCTAGGGCTGGGGTTAGGGGAGGGTCCCAATAACTCAGGTACCcccaatcccccccccaaaaaaaaaacccctgctGCCTTTGACTCTGCTCTTTCCTGCTGCTCTCTTCCACGTTTCCTCCTGCATATCTGCGCTCAGGTGAAGGTCTGGTTCCAGAATCGGCGAACCAAGCAGAAGAAGGACCAGGGCAAGGACTCCGAGCTGCGCTCCGTGGTGTCAGAGACCGCCGCCACGTGCAGTGTGCTGCGGCTGTTGGAGCAGGGCCGCCTGCTGTCGCCGCCTGGCTTGCCTGCTCTGCTGCCGCCCTGTGCCACCAGCGCTCTCGGCTCAGCTTTGCGGGGGCCCAGCCTCCCAGCTCTGAGTGCTGGCGCTGCCGCGGGCTCGGCTGCCGCGGCCGCCGCTACTGCCCCGGGCCCCGCAGGCGCTGCGTCTCAGCACCCGCCAGCCGTGGGCGGCGCTCCCGGCCCAGGGCCTGCAGGGCCGGGGGGACTGCATGCGGGGGCACCCGCTGCCAGCCACGGTCTCTTCAGCCTGCCGGTGCCGTCGCTTCTAGGCTCTGTTGCCAGCCGCCTGTCTTCTGCCCCGTTGACGATGGCTGGTTCGCTAGCTGGGAATTTGCAAGAACTTTCTGCCCGGTACCTGAGCTCCTCGGCCTTCGAACCTTACTCCCGGACCAACAATAAAGAAGGGGCCGAGAAAAAAGCGCTGGACTGATTTTAAGTGTTAccctgtatttatatttataacatCTATTGTGGTGATATTTATGGACTCACGCGCGCATTAGGCGCCCAGTGCTCCTGCGCTGGCCTTCCTGGCCCCCACTAGGCCTCTGACTGCTCACCCCGCTCCTCCTCCCCACAGGCTACTGATTTCATCTCAACTGAgctgttttgttctctctctacttttccttcctccctccaaccccagcTTCCTTCTAAAACCAGGAATGATCCAAAGAATTGGGGAGAAATACCCGAATTAGCAACCTGGTTCCCCCAGCCTTGCCAACCAGGGAAGGAACAGACTGAGCCTAAGTCAGCGccgtcccccccccctcccccccccggaTAAGGGACGCTGCGCACTGCTCCTATGAGTTTTTGCAAGAGGAAGTATGTTCGCAGGCAGCCAGGGACTGAGAACGCTTTTTGGTTTctttagcccccccccccaaaaaaagggcCCATCCCCTCTTGTCAGAGAAACCAAGGCTTTGGGAGTTCCTGGCCCAGGTTTTTAGACCTCAGGATAATTGGTGCAAACTCCTGTCCGAAGAGTTGAtgagtttttttccctttaaggaGGCTCTAATCGCTATCTCCTCGACCCCGAGAAACGATAAATCAAATGTCTTGCTAGGCAAAGGTGGTAATAAATTTGATATAACAGCAATAAAACAAGGGTAATTGTTACACAAAACCAGATGAAGTGTTACCTATTTTTAAACACTCATAAATAGTTGAGTTTGCAAAGTATAAGAAATTCGGGCTAGAGACCGCACCACGGGGCAGTGCAAAATTAAAATCCAGAGTGCTGTGACTTTAGCTAGGAACTTAAAGAGGAAAGGCCAATGATGCCTAGAAGATTCAAAGCAAGATTCAGAATCTTCTTTTacggggatgggggtggggtgggggcgctGTTCAAGCCCTGACCCACAGCTTCCTGTTCCTCCCATGAGAGCGCGGTGCCTCGTGGCAGTCCACCAGAAACGAAGTTACAGCAGAAGGGCCGGGGTTGGAAGTAAATCAACACCCCAACACCTGCTGCTTCGGCTTCTGAAATCTATCTACAAAGGCTTTTCATGATGCAGGAAGCTCCCGGATTTCCTAACCCTTGCCTTCCGAAGGACAGGTTAGGGTGTCTGGCGGTGTGGCCTTCACCAGTTCTAGTTCCTGGCTGCCAGTGGTTCCCTGCATGGCACACCAGACACCTCTTCCTCCTCAACCCCAGGGTGTCAGTCATTCAGAGTGAGAACCCATACCACCACCACGTGGGCGCAGCCTCAGCCCTAACCGCAACCCCAGGCCCCAGAGTCACCTCCACTGCATTTTAACCAAAACCACAGGCCCAGAGCGCGAGGTGCCTCAGTGTCGAGAATGTATTCACCCATCTGAAACAAGCGCAAAACGTTAAAGGAAAATTAGTAACTTTATTGTAAATTATTTACATGCGAaggtttttcccttttctttttcccatttcttttcttgcttcactttttttcctttttgttcctttctctcttttttcccctctctctctctctctctctctctctctctctctcgctctcgctctcgctctcgctctcgctcttaGGTAAATAGTGAAGAAAATAACGAACGATTCAAACGCGGGTAGGTGTCACTGAATCCTGGCTACTAACTGTGTTCTGGATGTCTTGGCTCTTTGGatgtttttgtatttatgtgGTGAGAGtgaaaaatatatatctatgATGATAAAGTGTATTTTTGTCCtatatttgaaagataaaaaaaccacacacacacacacgcacacacacacacacacacgcacgcacacacgcacagaaaAAGAGAAGGTCCAGCAAATGATGAGTCTCAGGGTTAGAATGCGAGTCCCATCCCGgaagagcagggaggagggaCCCGGACACCACTGACACTCAGGCCAGCGAACTTTgcggagcaggggtgggggtggggcggtaTTTTGTCCCTGAGTGACCTGTCTCTGGTCCTGAGTCCTTTTTGATCTTGCCTTCTTTGTCCGAAATACAGATTTCTCAGTCTTTCTGTCCTGCACAAGTTTCTGTCTAACGCTCTCCGTGTTTCTAGCGTTTTCCAGCTCCTTTAACATTGGGATTTTGTACAAATCCGCCTCCCGGACAAGCaggattttaattaatttcttttgacTTAGAAATCTCTTGCCCCTTAAACAGAAACCTTGAAAGCGAAAGGACACGAACTAGATATTAATCCCAGGGTATGTGTTGGCGAGggactcttcctcctgctcctagGACGCAGACTGTGACCCAAGACGGAGGCCTTGGTCTGGACTTGGGGATGGTAGGAGTGGTCCTGGAAGATGCTGGCAGTGGACATGACCGCCTCAAAAACTCAAGCAGTGGTCCACAGGGTGGCATCCCCACAAGTCGGTGTTGCTGGTGCAGAGATCACAGTTTCCAGTCGGTCGTTGCAGGGCAGCCCCTGAACCCCAATTCGTAGCTATGCTTGCACTCCCCAAGGGAAGAATCCAAGACAGGGAGGGGTGTCAGTGTGTACAGCAGTTCCTTGAAATGCCGAGGAGGGACCGGGTGTGTGTGGGGCGGGTGTACCGGGCTCTGGGTTCTGCTGACGTCAGAGCAGCAGCCCACACAGAGTTCACTTTTTTGCCTTTCAAAGTCGGTCTCACACTCTCAGTtctctgttctccctccctccctccctccctccctccctccctccctccctccccctccctctctcctctattCCTTCctattcccctccctctcttccctctccctctctctcctagaTTCCATCTCTCCCCTACCCTGGCTGCCCCGAAGTCAAGACTGTAGGtggctctgtcttctctgtcaAAGCTGGTGGCTGGGGACCTCCTGGGataagaaaaggagggagaaggtgGCATAATCTtatggaacaaaagaaaacacagaatccCAGCTTTTGGTCCCCAACAAGCTTGGTCCCACTGAGCAGAGGCTGGGAAGCTTTCTTCCCagctccccccacttcccactTTGCTTTCTTCACCCCAGAAGGGAAAgtacccccacccctgcctctccaagtcacctcccttccctctttggcTCTGAGTGAAGCAACTAAGCTTGGCGCCTGGCACTTAGGGAGCACAATTGTTCTTAAGGGGCCTCTTCTCCCATGAAAATGAAtcacaattttaattaaaaacacgTTTGCAGACAATCCATTTAATTTTAGTGGCTGTCTTGTTTTCCCTCCTGCAAGCTGTCTTACTTTCTGGaggcctctggaactggagactCATAGGCCAGGGAAGGGGCAGGTGGCTTTGGCGACAACAGCTGCCTCCGCTAGGGAGAAGGTGGGAGGGCTCTTGGGAGGACAGGAACAGCTGGGTGGGGGCTGCTAAGAGGACTGTGTGTTGTCCTCCACTGCGGTagagcagaaaggaaagaaagccttcCTCCAACCCCCTGTGGCTTTGCTGGTCAGGTCTGGAAAGTCTCTTAGGAAGCCCGTGGCTCAGGGACTCAAATAAGCCCAGTCTTTATTGGTGGACCTAACTCCCAGTCAGATGTGGGGCTCCTCTCTAGGGGTGTCAGCCACTCTTTAGGGCTTACAAATAGggatgcacaaatacacacactcacatacacactctcactcacatacacacatgctcacacatacatgctcatacacactcacatacactcacacactcacacatgcacacacacactcacacatgcacacacacactcacacacacacactcagactcCTGACTTGTTTCAAGTGAAACcccctttccttgtttcttttcctgcttaGATACATGCAGACACTCTTTTTCCTGATTGGAAAGAACCCTTCTATCTTATTGCTATGTTGTCTGCCCACTCTAAGAAGTCTTTCCAAAGTTCTCTGAAGAGATTTCCAAGGCACGTACTTCTAACTTCCTGACATCCACAGCTGATCAGAACTTAAACCCTTGACTAACTCAAAGTCTTCCAAGATACAACTTCAATGCCATCTGGGTCAGCCTCTCATAGCAACAATTCCTTAGCTCTTCCCCTATTTAAGGAATCAGAAGTTTGGGGGTTGtgctttgcttgtgtgtgtgtgtgtgtgtgtgtgtgttgcacatggaggacagagaaaaatgttgagtcTCCTTCTCTCTCACTTTCCACCTACTTcttaagacagaatctctcactgtaCCCGGAGCTTATGGATTAGAAGGTGAGGGTGCCCCAGAgaccctcttgtctctgtccCTGAAGTGCTAGGCTCGCAGGTGCCTGTCACCACACTAGGGTTTTTACATGGGCGCTGGGGATTCAAACTGAGGTCCttatgtttgtgtggcaagcactttgcctctgagccatctccctagccccatgATGTGTATCCTAAACAAGTTTCCACAAAGGTTCTTCCTCACACTAACATTTGAGAGGCACTGCATTACCTGACAGCCTACCCACAACAGCAGTCTCCAACATGTGACCCAGGGACTCGGAGCTGCTGGAAATGCAATGAATGTTTGGTAAACAAAGTAACCCCCCCTTTCTGACCCAGTGTAGGGTTTCTTGCACTATACATTGTAATTTAATGCCATTTTTATACAGGGAAATCCTTAcatttcacatctttttttttattaaatatgtgtcAGGTTGTTGgatcagagaggaaagaggaatctTGTCTGGGTTCTAAGCTCTCTGTGAGGGCCTTTTTGTAAGCTCAGTTTGGACCACCTTGCTGAACCACGTCTCTGTGCCAAAATGAAGACATTAGTGGTCCTTCCCGCTCAGCACTGTCCTGGATGATTAAGACACGGAAAGCAAACAGTAAATGCTTTGTGCGAAGTCTACACTTAAGGGCtggaggctcagcagttaaaacccTGTCCTGTTTTTGCACaggaccggggttcagttcccagttcaCTTACCCCGTGCCTAGCAACTGTCTGTAAGCCCAggtctaggggatccaatgccttcttttaGCCTTCATGGGTACCAAGCACATACATAGTTAGGCGAAAcacccatacgcataaaataaaaatgaataaggcttaaaaatataaaacaaaagagtgAAAAGCTTATACTCAAGTACTAGTCATTTATTATAAAACTATGGCAGAGAGACTCCCTCTTAGCCTCAGTTTACCTACCTGTAGAAGGAATAGGTGTTTGGAGCATGGTTGGCCCACTCAAAAGGGATGCCATTCCTTCTTTTAGACTGAATGCCACACACATTAGTGAACACAACCTTTTTTAGACTGAATACCACACACATTAGTGAACACAACCTTTTTTTCTCCAAATGATGCATAATCGTTGCAGCAACGTCACAGACAGACCTCAGCTGCCAACCCTTAACTGTCCATCCTATGAAGACTGATTGCCTCCAGGAAGAGGGCTTCTTGCCAAGTCAGGCCCCACTTCTGAGGAGTCACCAATGACTGTAGACACAGGGGTACACATGGATCTTAAACCTCAACTCACAGTAGTTTTCCTTCAAACTTCCTGGTGTGTTGCGTGAGGTTTCTGTTGAGAGTCCAGCAATATTTGACTTCCAGCCaatcctgcttccttcctttccccccatAGCTGTTGAGCTGTGTGTTCATCTCTTAGCTTCCTGGGGAAATCAACTTGAGAATCCATATAGGAAAGAGCACGTAAGAGGTAGCAGTGAGGAAGCCTGAGGGCTTAGAGTGTGAGATGCTGGAAGCAAATCGCACACAGGAAACCAGGGGAGCAACTTTTAGAATTTACCGTAAAGGTGGGTGAGGAAGTCACTGGGAAGTGCTCCGCAGGAGATGATGGAAGCTAGTCTCACCTTTCAGGTATCTTCCTGGAAGCTGGGGGAGAAGTCCAGGGAGGTTGTGGGGAACAGAAGGGCTTGAATCCTGAGGCAAAGTTCACTCCTCTGGAGACTCTAGGTTGAGGAAGCGCCGCTGCTGCTGGTGCCACTGGTGATGGTCCGCTGGTCCAGAGGCAGCGGAGAGATGGATTCAAGGCATTTTGCCATGAAAAGAATCCATATTTTTGTATCAGACTCGAGgtacctggtggtggtggtatcgATTGCTTTCAAGACTGGGTCCAAATGGAGCTTTGAAACCATTTCCCTGGCCCCAAAACAGGAAGTACATGTGGAGGCTGAAGCTAAGAAGGAACTGGATTGGATGTGGAAAAAGGCAACTGGTCTTTTTTATTTGTCAACTCGTATGCTTTGTTAGGATGTTATCTTGAATTTAGCTCCTATTATaacccccttccttctttttcaggtGGCCttttcctggaactccttttaTATTAGGGTTGAACTTCAACTTCAGGACTGacttttcccatttcccatccccccccccccaccgctctccctctttccctctgttccttccttcctcccttcctccctccctccctccttcttctcttcctccctccttccctccctcctttcttcttgtcCTCTTTCTGCCTTGTCCAatgtctcatatagcccaggccgacctcagactcactatgcAGCTAAAGATGACTGAACgtctgatccccctgcctttatctgggtgctgggattacaggtttgttgCCACTGCCTCCAGTTTAC of the Chionomys nivalis chromosome 8, mChiNiv1.1, whole genome shotgun sequence genome contains:
- the Vax1 gene encoding ventral anterior homeobox 1, yielding MFGKPDKMDVRCHSDTEAARVSKTTHKESREIKGAEGSLPAAFLKEPQGAFSASGASEDCNKSKSNSSADPDYCRRILVRDAKGSIREIILPKGLDLDRPKRTRTSFTAEQLYRLEMEFQRCQYVVGRERTELARQLNLSETQVKVWFQNRRTKQKKDQGKDSELRSVVSETAATCSVLRLLEQGRLLSPPGLPALLPPCATSALGSALRGPSLPALSAGAAAGSAAAAAATAPGPAGAASQHPPAVGGAPGPGPAGPGGLHAGAPAASHGLFSLPVPSLLGSVASRLSSAPLTMAGSLAGNLQELSARYLSSSAFEPYSRTNNKEGAEKKALD